Proteins encoded in a region of the Streptomyces sp. NBC_00513 genome:
- a CDS encoding DUF3817 domain-containing protein, with amino-acid sequence MDIKTASALHRLRLISVPEALSFPALLIFGSLLSRVSDIDYLMMPLGILHGILFVIYAVFLLDVWNKAKWPLKKVALFFLLALLPFGGLYGDRLLKRDEADSVLAARAREAARA; translated from the coding sequence GTGGACATCAAGACCGCTTCCGCCCTGCACCGGCTGCGCCTCATCTCCGTACCGGAGGCACTGTCGTTCCCGGCCCTGCTGATCTTCGGCTCGCTGCTCAGCCGGGTCTCCGACATCGACTACCTGATGATGCCGTTGGGCATCCTGCACGGGATCCTCTTCGTCATTTACGCGGTCTTCCTGCTCGACGTCTGGAACAAGGCGAAGTGGCCGCTCAAGAAGGTGGCCCTGTTCTTCCTGCTGGCGCTGCTGCCGTTCGGCGGGCTGTACGGGGACCGGCTGCTCAAGCGCGACGAGGCCGACAGCGTCCTGGCCGCGCGGGCGCGCGAGGCGGCCCGCGCATGA
- a CDS encoding MarR family winged helix-turn-helix transcriptional regulator, whose product MPKPLSLPFDPIARADELWERRWGPVPSMAAITSIMRAHQILLGEVDAVVKPYGLTFARYEALVLLTFSQAGELTMSKIGERLMVHPTSVTNTVDRLVRSGLVAKRPNPNDGRGTLASITDKGREVVEAATRDLMEIDFGLGAYDTEECGEIFALLRPLRVSAGDFDEK is encoded by the coding sequence ATGCCCAAGCCGCTCAGCCTTCCCTTCGACCCCATCGCCCGCGCCGACGAACTCTGGGAGCGCCGCTGGGGTCCGGTGCCCTCGATGGCAGCCATCACCTCGATCATGCGGGCGCACCAGATCCTGCTCGGTGAGGTCGACGCCGTGGTGAAGCCGTACGGACTGACCTTCGCGCGGTACGAGGCCCTCGTGCTGCTGACGTTCTCGCAGGCCGGCGAGCTGACGATGTCGAAGATCGGCGAGCGACTGATGGTCCACCCGACCTCGGTGACGAACACCGTGGACCGGCTGGTGCGCTCCGGACTGGTGGCCAAGCGACCCAACCCGAACGACGGACGCGGCACGCTCGCGTCGATCACCGACAAGGGCCGCGAGGTCGTCGAGGCGGCGACCCGGGACCTGATGGAGATCGACTTCGGTCTCGGGGCGTACGACACCGAGGAGTGCGGGGAGATCTTCGCCCTGCTGCGCCCCCTGCGGGTGTCCGCCGGCGACTTCGACGAGAAGTAG
- a CDS encoding tetratricopeptide repeat protein yields MQPRNMSMSGVVDLAAVKAAGEAKAKAEQARAEANRQGGAGADAAPTGAVPPSALVIDVDEAGFDRDVIQLSDQVPVVLDFWAEWCEPCKQLSPLLERLTVEANGRLVLAKVDVDANQLLMQQFGIQGIPAVFAVVAGQVLPLFQGAVPEQQIRETLAQLVQVAEERFGLIGVQVEPSAEGAPVETAETAEPVGPYDALLEAAVVALDAGDLAGAVQAYKNVLADAPANTEAKLGLAQAELLVRVQDMNPQAVRTAAAENPKDPAAQIAAADLDLVGGHVEDAFGRLVDTVRVTFGDDRDTVRLRLLELFEVIGADDPRVSAARTALARVLF; encoded by the coding sequence ATGCAGCCCAGAAACATGTCCATGAGCGGCGTCGTCGACCTCGCCGCGGTGAAGGCCGCCGGCGAAGCCAAGGCGAAGGCCGAGCAGGCGCGCGCCGAGGCGAACCGCCAGGGCGGCGCCGGAGCGGACGCCGCGCCCACCGGCGCCGTACCGCCGTCCGCGCTCGTCATCGACGTAGACGAGGCCGGTTTCGACCGCGATGTCATCCAGCTCTCCGACCAGGTTCCCGTCGTCCTCGACTTCTGGGCCGAGTGGTGCGAGCCGTGCAAGCAACTCAGCCCGCTCCTGGAGCGGCTGACCGTCGAGGCGAACGGCCGCCTCGTCCTGGCCAAGGTGGACGTCGACGCCAACCAGCTGCTCATGCAGCAGTTCGGCATCCAGGGCATCCCGGCCGTCTTCGCCGTGGTCGCCGGCCAGGTGCTGCCCCTGTTCCAGGGAGCGGTCCCCGAGCAGCAGATCCGCGAAACCCTGGCTCAGCTGGTCCAGGTCGCGGAGGAGCGCTTCGGTCTCATCGGCGTCCAGGTCGAGCCGAGCGCCGAAGGAGCCCCGGTCGAGACCGCCGAGACCGCCGAGCCCGTCGGCCCGTACGACGCACTGCTGGAGGCGGCCGTCGTCGCGCTCGACGCGGGCGACCTGGCCGGCGCGGTGCAGGCGTACAAGAACGTACTGGCCGACGCCCCGGCCAACACCGAGGCCAAGCTGGGCCTGGCCCAGGCGGAACTCCTCGTCCGGGTCCAGGACATGAACCCCCAGGCGGTGCGCACCGCGGCCGCCGAGAATCCCAAGGATCCGGCGGCGCAGATCGCCGCGGCCGACCTCGACCTGGTCGGCGGTCACGTGGAGGACGCCTTCGGTCGCCTGGTGGACACCGTGCGGGTGACGTTCGGTGACGACCGGGACACGGTACGCCTGAGGCTGCTGGAACTGTTCGAAGTCATCGGGGCGGACGACCCCCGGGTGTCGGCGGCCCGCACCGCGCTCGCGCGGGTGCTCTTCTAG
- a CDS encoding DUF3817 domain-containing protein, translating into MKRSVLTRYRVMAFVTAVMLLVLCTCMVFKYGFDKGADLTFVVSQAHGVLFMIYLVFAFDLSSKARWPFGKMLWVMVSGTIPLAAFFVERKVRAEVEPLVEDGLTTAKA; encoded by the coding sequence ATGAAACGAAGCGTGCTGACCCGGTACCGGGTGATGGCCTTTGTCACTGCCGTGATGCTGCTGGTGCTGTGCACCTGCATGGTTTTCAAGTACGGCTTCGACAAGGGCGCCGACCTGACCTTCGTGGTCTCCCAGGCTCACGGCGTGCTCTTCATGATCTACCTGGTCTTTGCCTTCGACCTGAGCTCCAAGGCCCGGTGGCCCTTCGGCAAGATGCTCTGGGTCATGGTCAGCGGAACGATTCCGCTCGCGGCCTTCTTCGTCGAGCGCAAGGTCCGTGCCGAGGTCGAGCCGCTGGTCGAAGACGGTCTGACCACCGCCAAGGCCTAG
- a CDS encoding ribbon-helix-helix protein, CopG family: MAKTRISISLEQEQAERIRRHAERAGLDVSAYLVHAATRQMAETETIEAQFASVDALIAAAEAEAAGAGAPQEDTAVGALTEQERREVEAALDLVHGADRPGVRSGEAA, translated from the coding sequence GTGGCCAAGACCAGGATCAGCATCAGCCTTGAGCAGGAGCAGGCCGAGCGCATCAGGCGGCATGCCGAGCGAGCCGGCTTGGACGTCTCCGCATATCTCGTGCACGCCGCGACGCGGCAGATGGCGGAGACCGAAACCATAGAGGCGCAGTTCGCGAGCGTGGACGCCTTGATCGCTGCGGCTGAAGCCGAGGCCGCGGGCGCGGGCGCGCCGCAGGAGGACACGGCCGTCGGGGCGCTGACGGAGCAGGAGCGGCGGGAGGTCGAAGCGGCCCTCGATCTCGTCCACGGGGCGGATCGGCCCGGTGTGCGTTCCGGAGAGGCCGCGTGA
- a CDS encoding MFS transporter: METVNQPAADHTADPSDTGYRAVFRVREFRSVFAAHLMSVLGVVVAEISLTVLVYRLTGSPLMSALTFALGFLPYALGGTLLAGLADRYPARRVLVACDLVCAACAAAMVLPGTPVAGLLALRCAMSFVAPLFQGARSASLADILGAGDVFVLGRSLLRMVAQSAQLIGFGLGGLLLTALAPCGALALTAAGFLASALLLRLGTAARPARAGTGGTPLGGLRAVFRHRRTRVLTLLFWLPPVFVVVPEALLAPYVAGIGAGTVALGLLMCALPVGTIAGELWAGSVLTARTRSRIVTPLAAAGLSPLLLYAARPGIVVTLGALLLAGLAHAYTLGLDRMYVDAVPEELRGRAMTLLGTGMMTLQGVGMALAGLAAEFLPVHVVVTASGVLGTLVVLALLAELRACAPAAEGPRDETGLTAK; the protein is encoded by the coding sequence ATGGAAACCGTCAACCAACCGGCCGCCGATCACACGGCGGACCCGTCCGACACCGGATACCGGGCCGTCTTCAGGGTCCGGGAGTTCCGGAGCGTCTTCGCGGCGCACCTGATGTCCGTGCTCGGCGTCGTCGTCGCCGAGATCTCCCTGACCGTCCTCGTGTACCGGCTCACCGGCTCACCACTGATGAGCGCGCTCACCTTCGCCCTCGGATTCCTCCCCTACGCCCTCGGCGGCACCCTGCTCGCCGGGCTCGCCGACCGGTACCCCGCCCGCCGGGTACTCGTGGCCTGCGACCTCGTCTGCGCGGCCTGCGCGGCGGCCATGGTCCTGCCCGGCACCCCCGTCGCCGGACTCCTCGCCCTGCGCTGCGCCATGTCCTTCGTCGCACCCCTCTTCCAGGGCGCCCGCAGCGCCTCCCTCGCCGACATCCTCGGCGCCGGCGACGTCTTCGTCCTCGGCCGGTCGCTGCTGCGCATGGTCGCGCAGAGCGCCCAACTGATCGGATTCGGCCTCGGCGGGCTGCTGCTCACCGCCCTCGCACCCTGCGGGGCCCTCGCGCTCACCGCCGCCGGCTTCCTGGCCTCCGCGCTCCTGCTGCGCCTCGGCACGGCGGCCCGACCCGCCCGCGCGGGCACCGGCGGCACCCCGCTCGGCGGCCTGCGGGCCGTCTTCCGGCACCGACGGACGCGCGTGCTGACCCTGCTGTTCTGGCTGCCACCGGTCTTCGTCGTGGTCCCCGAGGCGCTGCTCGCCCCGTACGTCGCCGGCATCGGCGCCGGAACGGTCGCCCTCGGCCTGCTGATGTGCGCGTTGCCCGTCGGCACCATCGCGGGTGAACTCTGGGCCGGCTCCGTACTCACCGCCCGAACGCGTTCGCGGATCGTGACCCCGCTCGCGGCGGCCGGCCTGTCCCCGCTCCTGCTGTACGCGGCGCGGCCGGGCATCGTCGTCACCCTCGGGGCGCTGCTGCTGGCCGGGCTGGCGCACGCGTACACCCTCGGGCTCGACCGGATGTACGTGGACGCCGTGCCCGAGGAGCTGCGCGGTCGGGCGATGACCCTGCTCGGGACCGGGATGATGACCCTCCAGGGAGTGGGCATGGCCCTGGCGGGGCTCGCCGCCGAGTTCCTGCCCGTCCACGTCGTCGTCACCGCGTCGGGGGTGCTCGGCACCCTCGTCGTCCTGGCCCTGCTGGCCGAATTGCGCGCCTGCGCCCCGGCCGCCGAGGGGCCGAGGGATGAGACGGGGCTGACCGCCAAATGA
- a CDS encoding AIM24 family protein: MAQFRLQGSKVLAVDLTGDAVKAKNGSMVAYDGQMAFKKMSGGGEGLRGMVTRRLTGEQMTVMEVQGQGTCFFADRASEINLVSLRGEKLHVEAGNLLCTDAGLRTGTTFTGLRGATTGNGLFTTTVEGSGQAAIMSDGPAVVLRVSAQYPLSVDPGAYVAHTGDLRQSFQSGVNFRTLIGEGSGEAFQIRFEGEGLVYVQPSERNTIGGDV, translated from the coding sequence GTGGCTCAGTTCCGACTCCAAGGCAGCAAGGTGCTCGCCGTCGACCTGACCGGGGACGCCGTCAAAGCGAAAAACGGCTCCATGGTCGCGTACGACGGCCAGATGGCCTTCAAGAAGATGTCCGGCGGTGGCGAAGGTCTCCGCGGGATGGTGACCCGCCGGCTGACCGGCGAACAGATGACGGTGATGGAGGTCCAGGGGCAGGGCACCTGCTTCTTCGCCGACCGCGCGAGCGAGATCAATCTGGTCAGCCTGCGCGGCGAGAAGCTGCACGTGGAGGCCGGCAACCTGCTGTGCACCGACGCCGGCCTGCGCACCGGCACGACCTTCACCGGCCTGCGCGGGGCGACGACGGGCAACGGCCTGTTCACCACGACCGTGGAGGGCTCCGGCCAGGCCGCGATCATGTCGGACGGTCCGGCGGTGGTGTTGCGCGTCAGCGCCCAGTACCCGCTGTCGGTCGATCCGGGCGCGTACGTCGCGCACACGGGGGACCTGCGGCAGTCCTTCCAGTCGGGCGTGAACTTCCGCACGCTGATCGGCGAGGGCTCGGGCGAGGCGTTCCAGATCCGCTTCGAGGGCGAGGGCCTGGTCTACGTGCAGCCCAGCGAGCGCAACACCATCGGGGGCGACGTCTGA
- a CDS encoding MarR family winged helix-turn-helix transcriptional regulator, which yields METETATRWLTDAEQCAWRTHLDVSRLLMHQLEKDLQPFGLTNNDYEILVNLSESEGHRMRMSDLATATLQSKSRLSHQITRMEAAGLVRRVNCESDRRGLFAVLTDEGMETMRKVAPHHVASVRQHFIDLLPPAALAALRESLRPVAEHLRDNRGKG from the coding sequence ATGGAGACCGAGACGGCCACGCGCTGGCTGACCGACGCCGAACAGTGCGCCTGGCGCACCCACCTGGACGTCAGCAGGCTGCTCATGCACCAGCTGGAAAAGGATCTCCAGCCCTTCGGCCTCACCAACAACGACTACGAGATCCTCGTGAACCTCTCGGAGTCGGAGGGTCACCGGATGCGGATGAGCGACCTCGCGACGGCGACCCTGCAGTCCAAGAGCCGGCTCTCCCACCAGATCACCCGAATGGAGGCGGCCGGGCTGGTCCGCCGGGTGAACTGCGAGTCCGACCGCCGCGGCCTCTTCGCGGTCCTCACGGACGAGGGCATGGAGACCATGCGCAAGGTCGCCCCGCACCACGTGGCTTCCGTGCGCCAGCACTTCATCGACCTGCTGCCGCCGGCCGCCCTGGCCGCCCTGCGCGAGTCCCTGCGCCCCGTGGCGGAGCACCTGCGGGACAACCGCGGCAAGGGCTGA
- a CDS encoding AIM24 family protein translates to MPFREINSKMVEAQVVPGQKMYSQRGAMLAYRGEVSFTPSLTGGQGGVMGMIGRRVANEQTPLMSVEGSGTVMFGHGGHHIQVINLSGETLYVEADRLLAFDGTLQQGTMFMGSQGGVMGMVRGQVSGQGLFTTTLKGHGSVAVMAHGGVVELPITPNRPVHVDPQAYVAHHGDVRNKLSTALGWRDMVGRGSGEAFQLELSGQGAVYVQASEEKL, encoded by the coding sequence ATGCCGTTCCGCGAGATCAACTCCAAGATGGTCGAGGCGCAGGTCGTCCCCGGGCAGAAGATGTACAGCCAGCGCGGCGCGATGCTCGCCTACCGGGGCGAGGTCTCCTTCACCCCGAGCCTGACCGGTGGTCAGGGCGGGGTCATGGGCATGATCGGCCGCCGGGTGGCGAACGAACAGACGCCGCTGATGTCGGTCGAGGGCAGTGGCACCGTGATGTTCGGCCACGGCGGCCACCACATCCAGGTGATCAACCTGTCGGGCGAGACCCTGTACGTGGAGGCGGACCGGTTGCTCGCCTTCGACGGCACCCTCCAGCAGGGCACGATGTTCATGGGCTCGCAGGGCGGCGTCATGGGCATGGTCCGCGGCCAGGTCTCCGGCCAGGGCCTGTTCACCACCACCCTCAAGGGGCACGGCTCCGTCGCCGTGATGGCCCACGGCGGGGTCGTCGAACTGCCCATCACCCCGAACCGGCCGGTGCACGTCGACCCGCAGGCGTACGTGGCCCACCACGGGGACGTCAGGAACAAGCTCTCCACGGCGCTCGGCTGGCGCGACATGGTGGGGCGCGGCTCGGGCGAGGCGTTCCAGTTGGAGCTGTCGGGCCAGGGCGCGGTGTACGTACAGGCCTCGGAGGAGAAGCTGTGA
- a CDS encoding MTH1187 family thiamine-binding protein has product MIVAFSVTPLGVGEEVGEYVADAVRVVRESGLPNRTDAMFTTVEGEWDQVMDVVKRAVAAVEARAPRVSFILKADIRPGVSDGITSKVDTVERHLAEG; this is encoded by the coding sequence ATGATCGTCGCGTTCTCCGTGACCCCGCTCGGGGTGGGCGAGGAGGTCGGCGAGTACGTCGCCGACGCGGTCCGTGTCGTACGGGAGTCCGGGCTGCCGAACCGCACCGACGCGATGTTCACCACGGTGGAAGGCGAGTGGGATCAGGTGATGGACGTCGTGAAGCGCGCCGTCGCCGCCGTGGAGGCGCGGGCGCCCCGGGTCTCCTTCATCCTCAAGGCCGACATCCGTCCCGGAGTCTCGGACGGCATCACCTCGAAGGTGGACACGGTGGAACGCCACCTCGCGGAGGGCTGA
- a CDS encoding AIM24 family protein — MPGGPGGPTVFDPYTLPSDDNVNAYTFCVELKGSQWFLQKGKMISYYGSIEFNGIGNGRFDRLLRTSFHSPLHAADWVVAEGQGKMLLADRAFDVNSYDLDKGNLTIRSGNLLAYQPTLALKQSIVPGFLTLIGTGKFVAASNGPVVFMEPPLRVDPQALVGWADCPSPCHHYDHGYMSGVIGGLRSLTGIGGSSGEEHQFEFVGAGTVLLQSSEMLMAEQAVGAVGAGAATGNAQGVPGAGQGPLGQIGVPRMPGQLGDLQRRFGL, encoded by the coding sequence GTGCCCGGCGGACCGGGAGGTCCGACGGTCTTCGACCCGTACACGCTGCCCTCCGACGACAACGTCAACGCGTACACCTTCTGCGTGGAGCTCAAGGGGAGCCAGTGGTTCCTGCAGAAGGGCAAGATGATCTCGTACTACGGGAGCATCGAGTTCAACGGCATCGGCAACGGCCGCTTCGACCGGCTGCTGCGCACGAGTTTCCACTCGCCCCTGCACGCCGCCGACTGGGTGGTGGCCGAGGGGCAGGGCAAGATGCTGCTGGCCGACCGGGCCTTCGACGTGAACTCGTACGACCTGGACAAGGGCAACCTGACGATCCGGTCGGGCAACCTGCTGGCGTACCAGCCGACGCTGGCGCTGAAGCAGTCGATCGTGCCGGGGTTCCTGACGCTGATCGGCACCGGGAAGTTCGTGGCCGCGTCCAACGGACCGGTCGTGTTCATGGAGCCTCCCCTGCGCGTGGACCCGCAGGCACTGGTGGGCTGGGCGGACTGCCCCTCTCCCTGCCACCACTACGACCACGGCTACATGTCGGGCGTGATCGGCGGCCTGCGTTCGCTGACGGGCATCGGCGGCTCCTCGGGCGAGGAGCACCAGTTCGAGTTCGTGGGGGCGGGCACGGTGCTGCTCCAGTCGTCGGAGATGCTGATGGCGGAGCAGGCGGTCGGCGCGGTCGGCGCCGGCGCGGCGACGGGCAACGCGCAGGGCGTTCCCGGGGCCGGTCAGGGGCCGCTCGGTCAGATCGGCGTGCCGCGGATGCCCGGACAGCTGGGTGATCTACAGCGGCGCTTCGGCCTGTGA
- a CDS encoding DUF5937 family protein — MPFHYRFGPVDLLRCRFSISPRWETQEAVRVLLYRNRQAYHLPWLRGIREAADGLDLRPLWLLMPKKGHNPDFLSPPPSGPSVTFEEELARVRAADPGAAREDLRRSLVCTPGAVESDIGQRLLADPERSVRELADLLERAWTCLVAPHWPRLRALLEADVLFHSRRLAAGGLEALFDGLHPDLRWSGDTLVIDRRTHHDRSLDGQGLLLMPSAFVWPEVVGGYDPPWQPTVVYPARGIGALWAASDGPTPRALARLLGRARAEILRALEEPASTSALAERLRLAPSTVSAHLKTLQSAGLLLSSRHGHRILYERTPLAIALAAGTDPGSGSSPP; from the coding sequence ATGCCGTTCCACTACCGGTTCGGTCCGGTGGACCTGCTGCGCTGCCGCTTCTCGATCTCCCCGCGCTGGGAGACGCAGGAGGCGGTCCGGGTCCTGCTGTACCGGAACCGCCAGGCCTACCACCTGCCGTGGCTGCGGGGAATCCGTGAGGCGGCGGACGGCCTGGACCTGCGTCCGCTGTGGCTGCTGATGCCCAAAAAGGGGCACAATCCGGACTTCCTCAGCCCTCCGCCGTCCGGCCCGTCGGTGACCTTCGAGGAGGAACTGGCCCGGGTGCGCGCGGCCGATCCGGGCGCCGCCCGGGAGGACCTGCGGCGCTCCCTGGTGTGTACGCCGGGGGCCGTGGAGAGCGACATCGGGCAGCGGTTGCTCGCCGATCCGGAGCGGTCCGTGCGGGAGTTGGCGGATCTGCTGGAGCGGGCCTGGACCTGTCTGGTCGCCCCGCACTGGCCGAGGCTGCGGGCCCTGCTGGAGGCGGACGTCCTCTTCCACTCCCGCAGGCTGGCGGCGGGCGGGTTGGAGGCCCTCTTCGACGGGCTCCACCCGGACCTGCGGTGGTCCGGGGACACCCTTGTCATCGACCGGCGCACGCACCACGACCGCTCGCTCGACGGCCAGGGCCTGTTGTTGATGCCGAGCGCGTTCGTGTGGCCCGAGGTGGTCGGGGGCTACGACCCGCCGTGGCAGCCGACGGTCGTCTACCCGGCCCGGGGCATCGGCGCGCTGTGGGCGGCCTCGGACGGTCCGACCCCGCGGGCGCTCGCCCGGCTGTTGGGGCGGGCCCGGGCCGAGATCCTGCGCGCCCTGGAGGAGCCCGCGTCCACCTCGGCGCTGGCCGAACGGCTCCGCCTGGCGCCGTCCACCGTCTCGGCCCACCTCAAGACCCTCCAGTCGGCGGGGCTCCTCCTCTCGTCCCGCCACGGCCACCGGATCCTCTACGAACGCACCCCGCTCGCCATCGCGTTGGCCGCGGGCACCGATCCCGGGAGCGGGTCCTCCCCGCCCTGA
- a CDS encoding methylmalonyl-CoA mutase, giving the protein MDADAIEEGRRRWQARYDKARKREADFTTLSGDAVDPVYGPRPGDSYEGFERIGWPGEYPYTRGLHATGYRGRTWTIRQFAGFGNAEQTNERYKMILAAGGGGLSVAFDMPTLMGRDSDDPRALGEVGHCGVAIDSAADMEILFKDIPLGDVTTSMTISGPAVPAFCMYLVAAERQGVDPAVLNGTLQTDIFKEYIAQKEWLFEPEPHLRLIGDLMEYCANGIPAYKPLSVSGYHIREAGATAAQELAYTLADGFGYVELGLSRGLDVDHFASGLSFFFDAHLDFFEEIAKFRAARRIWARWMKEVYGAQSDKTMWLRFHTQTAGVSLTAQQPYNNVVRTAVEALAAVLGGTNSLHTNALDETLALPSEQAAEIALRTQQVLMEETGVANVADPLGGSWYVEQLTDRIEADAEKIFDQIKERGLRAHPDGRHPIGPITSGILRGIEDGWFTGEIAESAFTYQRSLEKGDKRVVGVNVHHGSVTGDLEILRVSHEVERVQVEELAARKGRRDDAKVKASLDTMLAAARDGSNMIPAMLDAVRAEATMGEICNVLRDEWGTYTEPPGF; this is encoded by the coding sequence ATGGACGCTGACGCCATCGAGGAGGGCCGCCGTCGCTGGCAGGCCCGGTACGACAAAGCCCGCAAGCGCGAGGCCGATTTCACGACGCTCTCCGGCGATGCCGTCGATCCCGTCTACGGGCCCCGGCCCGGCGACTCGTACGAGGGATTCGAGCGCATCGGCTGGCCGGGGGAGTACCCCTACACCCGGGGCCTGCACGCCACCGGGTACCGGGGGCGGACCTGGACGATCCGGCAGTTCGCCGGGTTCGGCAACGCCGAGCAGACCAACGAGCGCTACAAGATGATCCTGGCCGCCGGCGGTGGCGGGCTCTCCGTCGCCTTCGACATGCCGACCCTGATGGGACGCGACTCCGACGACCCCCGCGCCCTCGGTGAGGTCGGGCACTGCGGTGTGGCCATCGACTCCGCCGCCGACATGGAGATCCTGTTCAAGGACATCCCGCTCGGCGACGTCACCACCTCGATGACCATCAGCGGCCCCGCCGTCCCCGCCTTCTGCATGTACCTGGTCGCCGCCGAGCGCCAGGGCGTCGATCCGGCCGTGCTCAACGGCACGCTCCAGACCGACATCTTCAAGGAGTACATCGCCCAGAAGGAGTGGCTCTTCGAACCCGAGCCGCACCTGCGCCTCATCGGCGACCTCATGGAGTACTGCGCGAACGGCATCCCGGCCTACAAGCCGCTGTCCGTCTCCGGCTACCACATCCGCGAGGCCGGAGCCACGGCCGCGCAGGAACTCGCCTACACCCTCGCCGACGGCTTCGGCTACGTGGAGCTGGGCCTCTCCCGCGGCCTGGACGTGGACCACTTCGCGTCCGGTCTCTCCTTCTTCTTCGACGCGCACCTCGACTTCTTCGAGGAGATCGCCAAGTTCCGCGCCGCCCGCAGGATCTGGGCCCGCTGGATGAAGGAGGTCTACGGCGCACAGTCCGACAAGACGATGTGGCTGCGCTTCCACACCCAGACCGCCGGCGTCTCCCTCACCGCCCAGCAGCCGTACAACAACGTCGTGCGCACCGCCGTGGAAGCCCTCGCGGCCGTCCTCGGCGGCACCAACTCCCTGCACACCAACGCCCTCGACGAGACCCTCGCCCTGCCGAGCGAGCAGGCCGCCGAGATCGCCCTGCGCACGCAGCAGGTGCTGATGGAGGAGACCGGCGTGGCCAACGTGGCCGACCCGCTGGGCGGTTCCTGGTACGTCGAGCAGCTCACCGACCGCATCGAGGCCGACGCCGAGAAGATCTTCGACCAGATCAAGGAGCGCGGACTGCGCGCCCACCCGGACGGCCGGCACCCCATCGGGCCGATCACCTCGGGCATCCTGCGCGGCATCGAGGACGGCTGGTTCACCGGGGAGATCGCCGAATCGGCCTTCACCTACCAACGGTCCCTGGAGAAGGGCGACAAGCGGGTCGTCGGCGTCAACGTCCACCACGGATCGGTCACCGGCGACCTGGAGATCCTCCGGGTCAGCCACGAGGTGGAGCGCGTACAGGTCGAGGAGCTGGCCGCGCGCAAGGGGCGGCGGGACGACGCCAAGGTCAAGGCCTCGCTGGACACCATGCTGGCCGCCGCCCGGGACGGCTCGAACATGATTCCGGCCATGCTGGACGCGGTGCGGGCCGAGGCCACCATGGGCGAGATCTGCAACGTCCTGCGGGACGAGTGGGGCACGTACACCGAGCCGCCCGGCTTCTGA
- a CDS encoding TetR/AcrR family transcriptional regulator — protein sequence MRNPSPGTSSPQGRTGRPRSAAADEAILAATRDALVELGWSKLTMGDVSARAGVAKTTLYRRWASKNELVVDAVAELFDALELPDRGSLEADVEYVVLRFAELLRRPEARTALMAVVAESTRDEALRDRIRSAIVDRQKRLVVLGRERAQARGELPYEADESLANHTTDLIFDVIAGTVVHRALVSSEPVDELWVATFTALLMHGLLGPTPA from the coding sequence ATGCGCAACCCCAGCCCCGGCACCAGCTCCCCGCAAGGTCGCACCGGCCGTCCCCGCAGCGCGGCGGCGGACGAGGCGATCCTCGCCGCGACGCGGGACGCGCTGGTCGAGCTGGGCTGGTCGAAGCTGACGATGGGCGACGTGTCGGCCCGCGCGGGCGTCGCGAAGACCACCCTGTACCGGCGGTGGGCGAGCAAGAACGAGCTGGTGGTCGACGCGGTCGCGGAGCTCTTCGACGCGCTCGAACTGCCCGACCGGGGCTCGTTGGAAGCGGACGTCGAGTACGTGGTGCTGCGGTTCGCGGAGTTGCTGCGGCGGCCGGAGGCCCGTACGGCCCTGATGGCGGTGGTCGCCGAGTCCACCCGGGACGAGGCCCTGCGGGACCGGATCCGGTCGGCCATCGTGGATCGGCAGAAACGTCTCGTCGTACTGGGGCGCGAGCGCGCGCAGGCTCGGGGCGAACTCCCCTACGAGGCGGACGAGTCCCTGGCGAACCACACCACGGACCTGATCTTCGACGTGATCGCCGGGACGGTGGTGCACCGGGCCCTGGTCAGCTCGGAGCCGGTGGACGAGCTCTGGGTGGCCACCTTCACGGCCCTGCTGATGCACGGCCTCCTGGGCCCGACACCGGCCTGA